DNA from Drosophila gunungcola strain Sukarami chromosome 3L unlocalized genomic scaffold, Dgunungcola_SK_2 000002F, whole genome shotgun sequence:
GACCATGGCGATAGAGTCAACTTTGCGCCGTCTAATTGCATGCTAACTGTACTTAAATATCTTTATAATTGACGCCACAGTGGGTGTCGTAAAAAGCACGTACCGCCCTGGTCCGCGTAATACTAGTAGGTCTGTTTGAGAAGGTCTTACGAATGGAGACACCGAACCCCCAATCAGACCCGCAACCAACCCCACCCCACCTACCACCCCCCGATCAGCCCACATCCAAGCCACCCGCAATAAAAGgtatttatgttatttgtCAAGTTTATCGCACCAGTTTGAGTTTGAGGGTGGGCGGCCAGGAATCGCTGGGGCCTAATTAAAGCATGAGCTTTATCGTCTTGTAAAGATCGAAATTATTGCCACCGTTCCTGCGGCTATGCTCATTTTACGACCCCCATTTTCCAACACCAGTAGCCCCCATTTAATCGTTCATATTTGTTCCAATATATaatatgtgtgtatatatacaCACCCAGCGAATATATGAAAGTCTTACAGCTTGCTTGTTGTGTTTTTGTCATTTGATTTGTTGATATTGATAGCTGCATTTTGTTGGGGTCtctataaaatttattatgtttttgttgGTCAACtcaagatattttaaaaaatgaaaatattaagaaaccAAAATTGGTATTGTAAGTTTTTTACATTTAGTAATttattaagtaatttaaaataaattaaataataccaAATTAGAATATGTAGCATTAAAAGaacattttctattttatttatattttatttgtaaaataattttttttatatttaataatgctTTTCGCTGTCCTTTTAACTTAGCTTCTTCGTTTCGACTATTGactcaaataatttatatataaatataaataattttaacatataactgacaaatgttgttttaacatataactgacaaattttttttaaatcttattacttatatattttattacgCTAAAGCTAGTTGACTTAACTACAAAAATGTAACCATTTTATATAGCTATTCTGAAATATTCGAATACccactttttaaaaacccaCTCCCGTATCTCCCATTCGCCCAACTTATTCAAATTAAGACAGGTAGGCCTCTTAAATGTCTTAAAGCGTTGAAGCCGAGCCGCCTAAAGTGATTGTGATTGCAATGCAATGCGCAAGGcaaacaaagccaaacaaaaatcgaGTAAAGCAAAACAGAGAGGCCTGTTCGAGAAGCACAAACCGGGCGGGCAAACACAAACATCCGATGGGTCGGGCAGAGGATCCATCGGCAGCTCCATCGCCATCAAACAGAAGCCAAATGAGCTTGTCGTGGAGACTAAGCCACAGCGGCCGGAAACTGACGGTTTCTTCAATCAAATGGCTAGCAAGATTGGCCAGGAGGAGTCCGCTTGAGCTGCAACTGTAGGGCTGGAGGGCTGATCAAAAGGTCCGCTCGAGCGGATCTCTGTGGGTCAAGCAAATGCTTCGACTTAATCTAAAGTGGCTACTGAGTTGCCTACCAGGCAACAGGTAAATCCCACCAACCTCGTCCGAAGTGCATTCTGCATTCTGGACAAACACTTCTGGCTACCGATCGCCACCAACTGTCCCAGTGTCCCCATGTCCAACTGTCCAACTGTCCAAGTGTCCAATCCGGTGGCCAGCGGTTTCATCAATCTATCGCGGCGGGCTGCTGTCAATCTCCTGCGGCAAATAAACTCGAGTGCCTCACATGCAAATAACCAATATTTGCTCTCGGATTATTAAGTGAGCCAGCATCCCATTCCGCTGTCCATTTCCAGTTCCCATCGATGGTCATTCTGTTCCTCCTGCCGCTTTTTAGGTGGCTTGTTAACTGTTTGTTTGGGCTGTTTAATCGCTTTAACTTTAATGGTTAGGCAATTAAGAGTTCTTTGGAAAACCTCTTTGAATGActttttgttggaaattttaataaattctatTGAAAGGCTATGATTAACTTTAGGTCAAATTCTTATGGCATTAACATATCATTAAATATAATGATTAATTTGAGATATGAGTTCTTTATGAAATTCATTTTGAAACTAAACAAGTTGTagtgaaaatatataaaatgactaaagaaaataaagccagctaattattacttttaaaaaggtgcttaaaattaattcataatttgaaaagatacaataaaaaaaaattggttttataaaatttgaataatttcaaATGAGTTTAATAgcattttaacaaaattacaaaataaatgaacttATTCCTTCGTTTCATTGTGATTATTTCATACATCATAAAAGCAAcaaataattctttaaataatacCTTTCAATAAtaagtttacaaattttcgTCAACAATTTTACCGGTTTCAATAAAAACACTGATTGGTTCCTTGTGTTCATTGTGCTCTGCATTATTCCCTTGGTTTATTTCATGCAAATCATTTCATGGAAATGTGTACGACCCATTGACTGttacaataaatacaaaatcgTAGGTTTAACTTTATCGGAAAACATTTTGCGCCACCGCCGATGCCTGCAGATGGTATTTCGATCTCTAGATGATGAGGATCCATCCGCAGATAATTCGCAACGTGTACAGAGCCGACATTTATGAAATGTCGTTTAAAAGCAGCTACTCTGGTCACCACattcgaattttaaaaactggtcGGTTATTTGGCGCTTACAAACTAAATTCAATTGCGGGTATTgatggcacacacacacgcgcacaGCTGTCCCAGgggaacaacaaaaacagtgGCTGATTTACGTGTGctgcattgttgttgtttaaggGGCAGAAGTGCCGCCGTGGCCAAATCGTATTGTTTGTGTTCGGGGTTTTACTCCTTGGAGGCCATGTGTCCCACCAAATTACTGGTGATCTTCTCAATCTTCTTGAGATCCGGCATGTTCTCCGCTTTGTACTGCACACACTGTGGGATCATAAATACCATAAttgaaaatgtgtttttgatgaaaaagaaaaccatttCAAACCTTAACGTTGTCGGTCATTTTCAGCAGTATGTGGCCCTTGGAGTGCACGTATTTCATGGTGTATCGGCAGTTTTGGGGATTCGCCATATACATATTCTCGGCGGCAATCTCGAAATCCTCCCAGTTCTTtacaaaaaccattttttaagtcgaagaaatgtaaatgcaggcgaaattattgaaaacaacaacagcaactggACGGCGTGACGTTGAAGCAATGTGACCGTGCGAGGGAAAAAATACTATCCTGAACATCGATGACGATAAGTTTTCCGGCTGCTATCGAAAAACATATTGTGAATGGGCCActacttttttatttcattttctcaGCAGTTTTCCTATGCAACGTTTAATTTCAACCACAAGCTGATATAGTTTTCAACACTTTCTAggcacaaaaatcaataaaatttgcggaaataaaaaaaatctgttgATAAACCCAATGATGTGGCAACGCCAAGCGGATTAGCGGTTGTCTAAGCTTTTGCGGTTGGAATATTGTTAATTTAAGCTTTTCCGCAACTGAAATAGCagtataaatgttttttgtttttttataatcattCTTTATTTTGCAACCGTTAGAAATCGTAAATATTTAGAGTGACGGTATACTAAATATACAGAAATACAGACTCTGCGTGTTGGAGAATGGTATTTTTTTCAGTCCCTTACACAGTCACACTATCACCCACACATTCGTCGCTGCTCTGCAAAGTGTACCAATATTTATTGCTAAAATGCTGTGAAAATCtataatttgcttaaaattgaATGCTTAATTGCATGCAACTGATGGCCGCATAGGCGTGGGCAGTGAAATCTGCGTGAAATTTCGCTGACAATGCAGCGAAAAACAAACGCGAAAAAAGATGAAATCTAGtcaatcaaattttgtgaatgAAGGAAAAGAGAAGAGGCGAGGGGCCAAAGCGAAAAACGCAAATAAAAGTGAcacgcaaaaacaaaacagctaaaatgcaatttatttaaatatactagAGATTTGCTcgaaatatatgtaaatacgAGTGACACAAACAAATCATCGAAAAGTCaagagtgtgtgtgcgtgtgggagtctccctctctctctctctccctccgcttgttgttgttgtggtgggGTTGAAAAGGAATTGCCTGCATAACGTTTAACGCGTGACGTAGCAGTCAAGTGCACCTCCGTCCCCGCCTTCCTTAACCCTTCAGATAAGAGTAACCCCCTTTATAAAGAGAGAGATCTACGATCTATATAAACCCCATTCATCATGATGGACAACGACGACGCCCTGCTCAACAATGGAGGACCACAGTCCGGAGCAGAAACGGTCTATGGAACCGAGGACAACAACATGGTCATGTCGGAGAAGGTAATTTCGATCCACAAAAGCCCTCATTCATCAGCTTTCCACTCTGattaaacagaaaaataactTGGCTTTGGATAGTATAAGATCAGTTTTTAATATCATGTTTATACTTAAtgattttttcaataatacaATGTTCTTTTATATAAAGGGGTTAATAAATtgggcacatttaaaaaaacaaaaacgtttttatataatatgaaattgtttttttaatctgGTCAAATTTTAACAAACCATCTTTTAAGACAGCCTCACATAAATGATTTTTCTAGTAATTAAAGCTTTATTACTTTAGCTCCGGTCTTATCTTAAGTGTAAATAggattcattttttaaaatatcaaataccGAGGTCTTATTAATATAAAGGACATTGACTAATGAATACTATAAGTATATACTGATTCTGATTTCTGATTCTCTCTTAAATTCGATAACACTCTTTATGTAGTCTTAATGTTTTCTTAGGGTATGCTCCACAATCAAACACACTCACATGAGTATCGCTAGCACAAACACCAGATAATGGGGCTATAAAAGTGTCCCAAGCGGAAATGCTACAATCACAGAAAAATGCTTTCTTTGCTggtttttttctctcttcttTATATACGATTAATTATGTAAAAACGCATCCAACAATTGTTTATTATGCATCAGCTGACGCCTCTGGTCATTGACATTTAAACTGGCGAAAAATATCAACCAAAAATGGGTAGACAGAGAGAGTTAGAAGAAGGAAAAGAGGGTAAAAAGCCGGGGACCAGAAATCAATAAAGTCAGTCAGTCGACCCTTAAATTTTATGACCACCTCACGCAATCTTTTGGAGAAAAAAAATCTAGTAACTAGATTTACTTTGCGCTGCCATAAGCTTTAAATATACAATGTGatcataaacaaaatttggtttgtttataaaaacataacataatattttcgaattatgaaattataaaatataaattatacaatCATTACAGCACaagctttattatttttatttctgaacaattcaaaaaaccacaactattgtaaaaataaaggtGTAAAAATTTGATAGACAACTTACACGCTTATCGATTTTTATAGCcctatatttaatattgttagcAGTGTAACCTCCCCCCGCTCTGCAGtctagtttatttttatttttcacccCAATTCCCTGATTGATTTTGCACTTTATCAGCTTCGCCAGCTTTAATCGAGCTAtgcaaattaaagcaaaaaggcCTCCCCTGACTTTAACACTCATATATACGTGTGATTTCCTTTCCCTTCCGAATGAGCTCATCAGGTTCCCCTAAATTCTTGGTTCTTGGCGCACATGTTCCGCTGATAAGCTACCTGTTAATTGAGTAATGAGTTTGCAGCAGTTTCAAGGGGGAAGCATTTGCCAGCACACCGAAGAAAACTTGTTTCTTGACCCAACAACAGCAGAAACTATTTATGAAACAAGTCTTGCCCAAAAATGTCTAAATACCTTAGCTTGTTGGCCTTATAAGTGTGCCCAACCTTGGTCTAATGACAAGTTTTTTAGAGAAGGGAAATGCCATGAAACCCTATATAgtatattaaaagtttaaccaaaaactaacatttatttatagcaATAATATGTTTCTAATGAATGATCtttatagaaatatttttaacattcgaaaagttgtaatttttaatgagtCAGCTTGTAATATAAACTAAAAAGAAACggatggttttttttattaatctttataacagctaattgtttttaattgcacaGCATTCACCAATTCATCACGCACTTATTCACATTTTGGGTTTTAGTTCCACATTTTCagttaatttgttaaaattttgtttttatgtgtCCTTTACaccttgtttttgttcttttctttCTCTTTCAGAACGAGCAGGTTGTCAGCATCGTGAGTTATCCAAATTTTTCGTTTGTGGTCTATTTCATTTCACCCCTATACTCTTTTTGTTGTCATTCACATTCCGATACGTAAATGCACGACATAcctatactatatactatagacGCCTtgcaattgtttgtttttattttaattcactGCCAAGAATTTAAAGCCGAGAAGGTGTCACCCTTAacctttttttggttttgttattTGGCGGAAATAATCTCGTTTTTTACCTTTGTTTAATAACCAAATGCATGACTGGGGGTTTGAATTTAAGACCTTTCCGTTCATAAAAACCGCGGCCACAAACCGCAATTATGTTAACTGATTTAATTAAGTCATTAAATGTGAGTTCCTAACTATCTTTACTTCTAACTCTCTTCGTTTGTTTAATTCTGTTTTATGTTTGGTAAATTTACTCTGATTTTCAAGGTGTAACTATGTAATGTATTAGAAAAATTGAACAATTGGTTAAATTAGAATATCTAAATGGTTTTGGCGGGGTTTTTGAAGTTACTTCCTATAATTCTTGTTATCCTACTAACCGATTGCACTTTGTTGTCCCTTGATTTTACTCAAATTAAAGCTCGACTGATGCACATTATCTTGCAGGTCCAACAACTGGCGGGTAGCATTTATCAAGAGTTCGAGCGGATGATCAATCGCTACGATGAGGATGTGGTAAAGAACCTCATGCCGCTGCTGGTGAACGTGCTGGAGTGCCTGGATGCTTCGTATCGCATCAATCAGGAGCAGGATGTGGAGGTGGAGCTGTTGCGCGAGGACAATGAGCAGTTGGTGACACAATACGAGCGGGAAAAGAGCGCCCGCAAACAGTCCGAACAGAAGGTGcactaaaattgaaaatacttTCAAAGCTTAATATTAATGCAACTTGTATTTTAATAGCTATTGGAGGCTGAAGACTTGGCCGAGCAGGAGAACAAGGAGCTGGCCACACGTCTGGAGTCGGTGGAGAGCATTGTGCGAATGCTGGAGCTGAAGCACAAGAACAGTCTGGAGCATGCCAGTCGCTTGGAAGAGCGAGAAGCGGACCTCAAGAAGGTATGTAGTAAAAGTAATGataattataaacttatttaCCCTTTACATACCTCTTTAACCACCCTAGGAGTACAACAAGCTGCACGAGCGTTACACGGAGCTGTTCAAGAACCATGTGGACTACATGGAACGCACCAAGATGTTGATGGGCTCAACGCACTCCCAAATGAGCACCGCCTCCGATCGCATGGATGTGAGTCGAGCGAGACTTAACCCCGTGGCCCGCAGCTCGGGACCTGTTTCCTATGGTTTCGCCTCGCTGGAGAACTCGGTAATGCTGGACACCGAGACCATATGCAGTGTGGGCAGTCAATCGGATGATTCCGGGCCGCCTTCGCTGCAGAACGAGCTGGACAATCTGGGCGGAACGGTGGAACGCGGCGCTGCCACCGAcgcactgcagcagcaacaccaggcCACATCGCCCCAGAGCCCCGACAGCAGTCCCGTCGTGCCAAATGTGCCCACAAATGGTAGGTGCATGGATTTGATAGATTACATTCCTCTGCTAGCTACTCAACCGCTTACCGTACTAATGTTTCCTCTcttcttttgatttttgtgttaactcaactaaaccaaaaaaaaacaccgaaACTCCGAACAACCCCATACAAAATCCCCATCCCAGTTGGTCGTTCGACCACCAAGAAGGAGCAGCGCTCGGATAACAATCTCTACCAAGAGCTGTCCTTTCAGGACAACGAGGAGAGCGAAGAGAATGAGATTGTCACAGGTGAGAAGTCCATGGGGGGAATGTGTTTGTGGGACTACTCTCTATTGCACCCTAAATGTTGCTAATCAAAAGTGCCTGAGTCCAACTCAACCAAGCTGTTCCTAATGCCAATATCCTTCTTTCTCCCCTTTGCTTTGCTTAAACACAACATTGCAACCATCTCGTGGAACTCCACTCTTCTTTGTGTGGCCAAACAaccttcaggcagctgggttCATCCCGGAGAGTATGCGTCCTCAGGTATGTACCACTCAAGCACTCAAGACAATCAGCCACAGCAGCAAGTGCAAAGACAAGTACAAGAAACTCAGCCACAATTACCATATAACTCCTACATATATGGATTCATCTATATAACCTGTAAATACATCAAATATCATGCGAGATTCGACTAAACAGACTAAGAAATAGAGTTTTAAGGATCCTCACGTAttttgtgtgtattttcctTGTGATATCTGTTGGAAATTATGTGCTCGAAAGTGTGTCAGCCTGCTATCAAGCATTAGCAAACtagaaaaacttttcaaattcaaattagatgcaacaaataaaattttataacatGACCTCTAATGaaatttctctttcttttatgCCGAATTCTACTTGCCCAAACCAAACCTTTTCGTTTCCTCCtccacaacaaacaaaaaacaatatttctcTTGCAATTACTAAACACAATCCACAATCAACAACTATATTTGCATTGTATTGCTCCTTTGAAGCTAACGACAACTATTTTGGTAAGTCTAAGGTGTGCTACGAACACCCTCATAACTATCGATAAAGTAGCTCCCAACTATTGTGATCGTAGTTGACTTTTCATTACCCGTTTTAGTATCGTAAGTAGTTATCGCCTAAATCGCCCAGTATCGCTCTTAAGTAAATTAATATCTTTATTTTGGTGTTTGCGTTGTTTTAGGCTTATGTTTGGATTTTGCCATATCATTTGGTTTTAGTATCTCcattttctaattattttggtagtttttagtttatttcttgatatggttttggttttttcttcctttttttatgaatgCAATATGTGAAGGTTCCCAGCATTTGACATTTTGTCTTTATTTATGTTTCATTTGTAGCAATTATCAGTTAACCCACATCAACACTTGAGTTTCACTTGCATTTTCCTAACGCTTTTACACTTGTTTCGTCGCAAAGAATCACTTAACACATACCCTTTATTAATAAAGCCTTCAATCTCTTTTCAGGCATGGGCAAGGAGGTGGAAAATCTCATCATGGAAAATAATGAGCTGCTGGCCACCAAGTGAGTATCGCTAATCGTGTTCCCAATTGGGAATCAATTAGCAAAATTCAATTATACCCATGCCTCCCTCGTTACAGAAATGCACTCAATATTGTCAAGGACGACTTAATTGTCAAAGTGGATGAGCTCACTGGAGAGGTGGAAATCGTTCGCGAGGAGCTCAATGCCATGCAGCAATCGAGGACCAAGCTGAGGCAGCGCATCAGTGAGCTTGAGGATGAGCTGAAGAAAGCCAAGGAGCAGGTCAAGCAGCAAAGTAAGTAGATGTAGCACTCTGCTATGATTTTCCACAAATAATCATGGGTTCATTCAATCCTCATTTAGACACAGAACAAGAGGAGAACGATGTTCCGCTGGCTCAGCGAAAGAGATTCACTCGAGTGGAAATGGCCATGGTGCTGATGGAGCGTAACGAGTACAAGGAGCGCTTAATGGAGCTGCAGGAGGCAGTGCGTCTCACAGAGATCCTACGCGCCTCACGCACTGTAGATAATTTGGACAGGAAGTCGAAGCAGAGCATTTGGAATTTCTTTAGTAATCTTTTTACGTGAGTAAACCAGAAAAATCCCTTGCAATCTTTTGCATTAATATGCATTAACATGCCCTTCCATATGGACAGCCCCTCCAACCGCCCAACGGAACGCGTTGCGGACGGTCTCGGAGGGGGGCCGATGTTTCGTCACACCGGCGGAGGAAGCCCTGCCCACAGCCACGGATCCCCCAGTCGAGGAAGTGGAGGTGGCGACCATCGCCTGGCCCTAACCAGCGGCCAGCCGCCCGTGCATCCGGCCAGCGCTGGACTGGCCAACGCCCTCATCATGCCGAAGGACTATGCCGAGGAGGGTAGTTCCGAGAGGATTAGTGCACGCAGGAGGGAGCAATATCGCCAGCTACGCGCCCACGTACAAAAAGAGGATGGGCGGCTGCACGCTTACGGCTGGAGTCTGCCGATTAACAAGGCCAGCCAGGAGGCGAATCCGAACCGTCACTCGGGCGGCGTACCCGTTCCGGTCTACTGCAATCCCCTGGCGGTGGCATCGCCGCACATGAAGGTGTTCTGTGCGGCTGGCGTTAATCTGCACGGCGGCTTCACCAAGAACGGCCAATCGCTGATACCTGCCAACTCACCGTATCCTCCGAAGTCCACGCTCAAGATTGCTGAAATCACCAGTCCGACGGCAGATCAGAGCATGGAGGCGTTGGACAGACAGATGGCGCGGGTCAGCCTGGAGACGCTCGAGCCGGAGACGCAACTCAGTTCGTTCGTGTGGATATGCACCAGCACACATGCCGCGAGTACTGTCAGTGTGGTGGATGCCAATCAATCGGCCACCGTTCTGGACGCATTTCCCGTCTGCGCCTCGCATTTGCTCTGCATTGCCTCCGTCCAGGGAGCGATGGAGAGTGACTACGCGCTGCTGGAACAGTCGGAGGTGGTCAAGGCAGGCGAAATGCTACAGCGACCGGGCGAGGGTGCCGAGATGCTGGGCAAGGTGGAGTTTGTACGGGTTAAACCAAAGACGGACGATGAGCAGAACAGCAATGCCAAGCAGCAgcaagaggaggaggaggccaaGGAAGCCACGGAGAAGTCCAACGAGCAGCTGCCGGAGTTGGGTGCCGAGGAGCCTTTGGGCAATGTGGAGGCCATCAAGATACGACAGGCACTGCCAGGAGCTCCGCAGCGTCTATCCACCAATGGCAACCAGCAGccagcaaacaacaacaataatacgTCGAGCGGCAACCTTCTGTTTGCCACCAAATCGCTCAATCCCATACTCGAGACCAAGGATCGCGATGAGCCGGCAATGAGTTCGGTGGGTCCGACGATGTGGCTGGGCGCCCAGGATGGCTGGCTGTATGTGCACAGCAGCGTGGGCAGGTTGCACGAGTGCCTGCATCGGGTTCTCCTGCCGGACGCTGTGCTGGCGATTGTGCATGTGGAGGCGAGGGTCGTTGTGGCGCTGGCCAATGCCCAGCTGGCCGTGTTCCGCCGCCAGACAGACGGCCAATGGGATCTGAATAGCTATCACCTGGTGACGCTCGGTGATCGCAACCATTCGATACGTTGCCTCTGTGTGGCCGGCGAGCGCATTTGGGCGGCGCACCGCAACAAGATCTTCATCGTTGACCCCGTATCGCTCAACATTGTGCACTCGCTGGACGCGCATCCGCGCAAGGAGAGCCAGGTGCGCCAAATGGCGGCCACGGGAGCGGGTGTCTGGGTATCGATCAGGTGGGTATTCCCTCCTTTTCCTCTTTCAAGtcattaattataattaataactttgtATACATTTCAGGCTGGACTCCACGCTGCGGCTGTACAACACGCACACGTTCGAGCACAAACAGGACGTGGACATTGAGCCGTATGTGTCTAAGATGCTGGGCACTGGCAAGCTGGGCTTTAGCTTCGTCCGCATCACCGCCCTGATGGTGTCCTGCAACAGGCTGTGGATCGGCACCAGCAACGGCGTGATCATTTCGGTGCCACTGGCTGAGGTGCAGCCAAAATCATCATGTGAGTTTGTctacttaattgtaattgtaatggGTATGTCTGAATGTACTAATTTtgtgatttgatttgatttcgcAGCCGACCCGCATGGTCAGATGCCGTTGTGCTGCATGGCCAATGCTCAACTCTCCTTCCACGGCCACCGGGATGCGGTGAAGTTCTTCGTTTCGGTGCCCATGCTGCAGCAGCCGAACCTGAACGGCGGACTGACCTTCACCAACAAGCGGCCCGATATGCTGGTCATGTGCGGCGGCGAGGGCTACATCGATTTTCGCATAAGTAAGTGGCCACCGAGTCCGCCGGATTGGACGGATCGGACAGCGAAGCTCTGAGCCGTGTATAACCATTCCATATTCCATCCCATCTGCAGGACATGATAAGTTCGATGCTAGTGATAATGCAGCGCACTTGATAGTTTGGAAAGTCGATACGTAAgctttaatttcgtttttgttttacttttctttcgttttttgctattttaattttcttgatttaGTTGACTGCTTAGTTCTTTCTACTTTCTTATTTACCCTACTGTCTTAATTTGACTTATTTTGTTTGCCCATGTTACGATTTAATTGTGCAATTTCTGCCCTGTCCGTAGAACCTTCAATCTGTAGCAGAATGGGAGCCGAAAAGTGAATTGCAGCATTTGTCTCTGCCGTGACCTGAACCAAACTAAACCGCTAAGACCGCTAAGCAGGTTTACGCAAGtcccttttttaattttattcatgtttttctttattgttCCTCTATCGGCACCAGTTTTCCCTTCCTCACAGTGCTTTTAGTCGGTCTAAATTCAATTATCACTTTGTACTGCCAAGCACACGACATTGTCTTTTCACACAAACTCATTTATTGGTGTACTGTGTTCCTTGTCCTAAAAACATTACCTGTAATCACAATATCTATGTATCAGGGttagaaatttatttgaagGATTTTGTATTCCTCTTTATTACCTTATTTTGCTTTAAACTGatgtattatatttatgggcccaaataactttatttaaccAACTCTTTTCTTcagttattaatttaatttatttattatttacaaatttaataaaacttgtGTACAAATGACCATACAAAATGGTGCACAATTCACTGAATCgctttcaaaattattatactAAATACAAAAGTAAGAAAATCCTGAAACCTAACGACTTCCCAACTGTATTGTGCCCTGTAAAATCTTTGTAAATGTTCAGAACCGAATGATAATCTGTAGTTTCGAATTGAAGCACTAACCCATCCCTCAGATAGGTCGTATTTGTGTACAGGCACCTATAACTAATATATTAATTGTGATTAATTGACATTTTACAGATGATAACGACATGGAGAACAGTATTCAACTGGAACCAAATCAAACTATCGAAAATCGAGGCGATAAGAGTTACTTGATTGTGTGGCATGTTAGTCAACGTTAAAACCGATTATTTG
Protein-coding regions in this window:
- the LOC128257170 gene encoding signal recognition particle 9 kDa protein, whose protein sequence is MVFVKNWEDFEIAAENMYMANPQNCRYTMKYVHSKGHILLKMTDNVKCVQYKAENMPDLKKIEKITSNLVGHMASKE